The Lactuca sativa cultivar Salinas chromosome 2, Lsat_Salinas_v11, whole genome shotgun sequence genome includes a window with the following:
- the LOC111883431 gene encoding E3 ubiquitin-protein ligase ATL6 translates to MESCNICHRLFIIPVAMLPLAAAQSFRGSSSSAYPYEIGGTVSSPVKIILAVLIFGMFLIAFFSLYLRKCLHDSAESRRPVVIANNHRTRLKFPCGLDRLIVESFPVFLYSDVKVLKIGKGALECAVCIMEFADDERLRFLPKCHHVFHPDCIDAWLASHTTCPVCRADLTKANLEGDSEFNHELAHSQIDESRTEIGSRDHLIHIDDERVAPKFPRSHSTGHSLVPLGENCERYTLRFPEEVRKQIVTLKRAKSCGCGVDFPMEGSSRKGLRGGGGVHGGVKRWNPDRLCGRSDLWNFTVTRMPVFIAKSGSLGKSDPAQSSSSTSDPV, encoded by the coding sequence ATGGAGTCATGTAACATTTGCCATCGATTATTTATCATACCAGTAGCGATGTTACCACTCGCCGCAGCTCAGTCTTTTAGAGGTTCTTCTTCTTCGGCGTACCCTTACGAGATCGGTGGAACCGTTAGTTCGCCTGTGAAGATAATACTAGCAGTACTCATCTTCGGCATGTTCTTAATCGCGTTTTTTTCGTTGTACCTCCGTAAGTGCTTACATGACTCTGCAGAATCTCGCCGGCCTGTTGTGATCGCTAACAATCACCGCACGCGACTGAAATTCCCCTGCGGTCTTGATAGATTGATTGTTGAGTCGTTTCCGGTGTTCCTTTACTCCGATGTGAAAGTACTGAAAATCGGTAAGGGAGCTTTAGAATGTGCTGTGTGTATAATGGAGTTTGCAGACGACGAAAGGCTTCGATTTTTACCGAAATGTCATCACGTCTTTCATCCTGATTGTATCGACGCTTGGTTAGCTTCTCATACGACGTGTCCAGTTTGCCGAGCTGACCTCACTAAAGCAAACCTCGAAGGTGACTCGGAATTTAATCACGAGTTGGCTCACTCCCAAATCGATGAATCTAGAACTGAAATCGGATCTCGAGATCATCTAATTCACATAGATGATGAACGAGTGGCTCCGAAGTTTCCGCGTTCGCACTCCACCGGTCATTCATTGGTTCCACTGGGAGAGAATTGCGAGCGATACACATTGAGATTCCCGGAAGAGGTTCGAAAGCAGATTGTGACACTGAAAAGAGCGAAAAGTTGTGGATGCGGCGTTGATTTTCCGATGGAAGGAAGTTCAAGAAAAGGATTGAGAGGTGGTGGAGGAGTTCACGGCGGAGTAAAGCGGTGGAATCCGGATCGGCTATGTGGCAGGTCGGATCTCTGGAACTTCACTGTCACACGGATGCCGGTTTTTATTGCGAAAAGCGGTTCGCTTGGGAAAAGTGATCCGGCTCAATCGTCATCATCAACCTCTGATCCAGTTTaa
- the LOC111896617 gene encoding UDP-glycosyltransferase 88B1 — protein sequence MYDKLTVLPRATKLRNLEGCFEEDDEFASPMANTFVGFEERAVDALRESKCIPNGPTPPIYFIGPLIVGGNHVDPSKNECLKWLNSQPSKSVVFLCSGSQGVLKKEQLKEIAIGLEKSEQRFLWVVRDPPPDDKKTDSNSGGDKEVGLDAILPDGFKGRIGDKGMVVKNWAPQPAILSHESVGGFVSHCGWNSVLEAVVAGVPLVAWPLYAEQKMNRVYLVERIDTRETEILIQVRLRGKNI from the coding sequence ATGTATGACAAACTTACGGTATTGCCAAGAGCAACAAAATTAAGAAATTTGGAAGGGTGTTTTGAAGAAGACGATGAATTTGCATCCCCAATGGCAAACACCTTCGTGGGGTTTGAAGAAAGGGCTGTTGACGCGCTCCGGGAAAGTAAATGCATCCCCAACGGTCCAACTCCGCCTATTTATTTCATCGGACCTTTGATCGTCGGTGGAAATCATGTGGATCCTAGCAAAAACGAGTGCTTAAAATGGTTGAATTCACAACCGAGTAAAAGTGTAGTGTTTTTATGCTCTGGGAGTCAGGGTGTGTTGAAGAAGGAGCAGTTGAAGGAAATAGCTATTGGTTTAGAGAAAAGTGAGCAAAGATTCTTGTGGGTGGTTCGAGATCCGCCACCAGATGACAAAAAAACCGACTCGAATTCCGGTGGTGATAAAGAAGTCGGTCTGGATGCGATTCTTCCTGACGGGTTTAAGGGCAGGATTGGGGATAAGGGGATGGTGGTGAAGAATTGGGCACCACAGCCGGCGATACTTAGTCATGAGTCCGTGGGTGGATTTGTGAGTCATTGTGGGTGGAACTCGGTGCTTGAAGCGGTGGTAGCTGGGGTGCCACTGGTGGCATGGCCATTGTATGCGGAACAAAAGATGAATCGAGTGTATTTGGTTGAGAGAATAGACACAAGAGAGACAGAGATATTGATTCAGGTACGATTGAGAGGTAAGAACATTTAA